The proteins below are encoded in one region of Apium graveolens cultivar Ventura chromosome 4, ASM990537v1, whole genome shotgun sequence:
- the LOC141718312 gene encoding uncharacterized protein LOC141718312 gives MSAIDKSRAKKPFGGITNVFGGDFRQILPVIPKASRAEVVCSTFNKSKLWESCEVFLLKQNMWLNAGNSDLENKTIADFSKWQLAVGDGKETNISPSPDTGEMLIKIPDQYIIKGHTHTYQYVVDEINTMILEKNPGMVYTYLSQDSIDDAGDDDNDFRSAFPVEYLNSINMPCIPKHELKLKVGVAVMLMRNLNQIMGLCNGTRMIVKSCRKKSIECEILCGSHVGTKHLIPRIEMIPSDRNWPFEFKRVQFPIQICYAMTINKSQGQSLDTVGLYLPKAAFSHGHIYVAISRVT, from the exons ATGTCTGCTATTGATAAAAGCAGAGCTAAAAAGCCATTTGGTGGTATAACCAATGTTTTTGGTGGAGATTTTAGGCAGATACTTCCTGTCATTCCAAAAGCGTCAAGGGCTGAAGTTGTCTGCTCTACCTTCAATAAATCCAAGCTTTGGGAATCCTGTGAAGTATTTTTATTGAAGCAAAACATGTGGCTTAATGCAGGAAATAGTGATTTGGAGAACAAAACCATTGCGGACTTTAGCAAGTGGCAGCTTGCTGTCGGCGATGGCAAAGAAACCAATATTTCTCCAAGTCCAGACACTGGTGAAATGTTAATAAAGATTCCTGATCAATATATC ATCAAGGGCCATACTCACACCTACCAATATGTGGTGGATGAGATTAATACAATGATACTTGAAAAAAATCCTGGCATGGTTTATACTTATCTGAGTCAGGATTCAATTGATGATGCAGGTGATGATGATAATGATTTCAGATCCGCTTTTCCAGTTGAGTATCTAAACTCTATCAATATGCCTTGCATTCCTAAGCATGAGTTAAAATTAAAGGTAGGAGTTGCCGTCATGCTTATGAGAAACTTAAACCAGATCATGGGATTATGCAATGGTACAAGAATGATTGTGAAATCCTGTAGGAAGAAAAGTATTGAATGTGAGATTTTGTGTGGCTCTCATGTTGGAACGAAACATCTAATACCTAGAATTGAGATGATTCCAAGTGACAGGAACTGGCCGTTTGAATTTAAACGCGTTCAGTTTCCGATTCAAATATGTTATGCCATGACGATTAACAAAAGTCAGGGACAATCACTTGATACGGTTGGGCTTTACCTTCCTAAAGCAGCTTTCTCGCATGGACACATCTATGTTGCTATATCCAGAGTGACCTGA